The DNA region TGAAGCATATTCACTGAAATATAAACCAAGTCTATTCTCAACACTTATGTATATATGTGTTCATTTAAAGTATTAATCAGTGTTAACTTTCAGAGTTAAATGAAACATTTGCTGTGTAACCAGGAATTTGTAACAGAATAAAAAGAGAATAGGCCATATGACACCCAACAAATGCTTTATTGTAGCAGCAATCCCTGGGAGGAATATTATAATATTGCAGATGATGTGTATATGCTACACTGAGGAGGCAAGGACAAATGAGGCAGTCTAGACTATGTTGGGGGAAGCATCCCAAATGGTttcctattccctagtgcactacttttgaccagatacctatgggctctggtcaaaggtagtgctctgaatagggaatagggagccatttggtgGAATGCAGTCATGATGCTAACAGCATTCTGCATCCAGCCTCCAAGTATTACCGTGGTAACCACCACAAGTTCCTTAGTAACCCACAAGGTCCCAGTGAAGTGTGTTTGCACCACTTCTTAGCTCGGTAAGAGCACATGAAGTTCATCGAAATATCGAGGGTACGAAATCTTCTGAACTGAGGTCAACTCCTGTTCAAGCCTGTCTGGTAATTGAATTGGATGTTGCGTTTGAGAtatgcagcaggtagcctagtggttagagtgttgggccagtaactgaaaggttgctggattgaatccctgagctgacaaggtaacaatctgttgttctgccccctgaacaaggcagttaacccactgttccccggtagtcagtcattgtaaataagaatttgttcttaactgacttgcctagttaaataaaggtacaatttaaaaaatatatgcaatGGCGTTTTCAGTTATAGCATTGCCTTTTTCAATTCAGCTTTTCTCCGGCAgttcaattgaaattgaaatttggCTTGACCCTTGCTCGCTTGCTTAATGTTTTTATTGTGATTGCGTgtcaaggagtgtgtgtgtgtgtgagtgcttttgagagagagagatggagtgtgtgtgtgtgagtgattttgagagagagagatggagtgtgtgtgtgtgagtgattttgagagagaggagatggtgtgtgtgtgtgagtatgagagagagagatggagtggaagTGAGTGTGTTTGGGGGtcgtgtgatggtgtgtggtgtgtgtgtgtgtgtgtgtgtgtgtgtgtgtgtgtgtgtgtgtgtgtgtgtgtgtgtgtgtgtgtgtgtgtgtgtgtgtgtgtgtgtgtgtgtgtgtgtgtgtgtgtgtgtgtgtgttgtgttgtgtgtgtgtgtgagtatgagagagagagatggagtgtgtgtgtgtgagtatgagagattgagtgtgtgtgagtatgagagATGGAATGTGTTTTCATCGAGGAGGAACACTTCATCTCAGCATCCACATTAAGTGCAGCTTTCTTCTACGTCTGCTCCTTGATTTGTTATTGAGCGGCGTGTTTGTCTTATAACAGGGGTCTTAGAGATGCACCAAGAGAAATGCAAGATGCCCGTCTTATAGTGCTCACCGTCCATTGTGTCTGTCTGAGAATCAAATGCTACAGAATGCCAGCCATAGTTTTTTTTCAAGCCATCCAAGCCATTAAGTCTTTCAATTCAATGCACTGTGTTCCATGCACAAATTGAGAACGCTTCCTATATGAGGAATGTATTGAGGGTGGTGTGTTTTGCTTGTACTTTAAAATGATGCACCGCTTCATTTTTTACATGACTGTAAAGCATCTATGTTGTGCTTATGAAGACTTAATAAAACCTAGATTTGTTTGTCGCCAGGAGAACGCTAAAGTGGGACCCCCCCACCACGATTtgtgtaaatactgtatagaTGAAACTCTACTGGGTAGTGATGGAGTTGTTGCTCACATTTCAAAAAGGACTTGTGGCCTTTGTTATACCCCCATCTAGTGGAGGAAGGGGCATAGCATTTGGTTGATATCTGTAAATTGCTTTTATTCTTTTAAGTAACAGTTTACATAAAACCGACTGGTATAATGCATTAGTAAATGTTCTAAGCTTGTTTGAGCCTTTATAATGTCTAATTAGGCCTTGTATGTAACAGTTTACATAACACCGACTGGTATAATGCATTAGTAAATGTTATAAGCTTGtatgagcctttataatgtctAATTAGGCCTTATATATCATCTTTCTATGATACATTTTCAACTGACTCAAAATGGATGATGTTTGGTCGAGGATTTCTATGTTAGGATAAATACACATAAGGGGGTGTAGATGCTTATGACAATAATTGCAATGCATTATAACGCCATTGTAATGCTTTATAGCCTTTTACTTTATTAAAGCATTATCTAATTGTTGATTCATCCTTATTTGAATTATTGAATATTGTTTCGATATAAGTAGCAAATCGGTGGCGTTTTCTGTCCTTTACCTgttccttcttctctccctcctttctctccattcCACTCCTACTGTCCTCTCTCCAGCTGTTATAACTGTGGAGGTCTGGACCACCATGCCAAGGAGTGTGGCCTGCCCCCCCAGCCAAAGAAATGCCACTACTGCCAGAGCATCATGCACATGGTGGCCCAGTGTCCCCAAAAGGCACTGGCACCCCCCACTGGCTCTCAGGACCCCCTGCACCCCTCTACCTCGACCGACCTGTACCCCCCCGGCGAGGAGGAGCGCTCGGGCTCATCCCCCCTCGATGGCCCCTCGTCCTCCCCGGAAGAGCCACCCCAGTCGCACTGTGGTGGCCCCCAGAGGTGGAGGAAATAGgcggggagatggggagaggtgtACCCTGACCCTGACTCCCCTAACCTAAGGAACCACCAAAATCCCACCCCTAATCTACCTCACACTCGTGAAAAAAATGGGAggtatatttttggggggaccaGCGAAGTTATGGCAACGATCACCGGGGTACGgatttgtgtgaatgtgtgtgactgACTTACTGGCTGTCATCTGGTGGCAGCTATGGCAACCATCACTGGGGATACGGACTCATGTGAATGACTGTGTGACTTCTCAATCAGTGCAGCTCAAGAGACGAAATGGTCTAAAAGAGaaaccagggttagggttaggggttaggggtaagggttaggtgttaggggttagggttagggtgattGTGAACCTGAGTTAGATGACTGGTGTCATCCGTAAATCTTTGTGTGGTAGTTTCTGAATAGAACTCGGTTTCCTTTTAGATTTTGGTTCACGTGttacatattatattattattctaaACATCATGATGCCTCTTTTTTAGCATTAAGACTTTTAAAAAAGGCCTTGATGTAGGCCAGTGTTTCCTCATCGCGGATATTTGAGTTTTTGCCCTCGCAGTAACACACTTGATTTAACTTATCGCCAAGCCTTTGATTATTtacaatcaggtgtgttagtgacACATCAACAACTCAAATGTGTACCCCTTTGACTCCCCGGGACCAGGATTGCAAAACACTGATTGGTCCTCTATAAAATAGAACCGCAAAAAATCTGAATCCAAATGATGCTTTAGTGTGACCTATTGATCAGTGCTGGCTCGAGCACCATGGATACCAGGGTGAAAGGTTGGaaagaggatggggggggggtgtaggacACTGATTCAATAACCCTTGTGGTCATGTGCAACGCTCTGCTTTACAGAAACAGAACTGGACCAACTGCCTGGGGGGGAAGCAATGGTTGCAATGGCTTCATAAGAACCAGGAACTGgttgtatggttgtgtgtgtgtgtgtggcatagcCTGGTGCAGTGGAGTCACCTTTGCTGTGTACTTCCCCAGAGGGTAGATTTTGGCACAAGACATCATTGCAACCAGTTTTCTGCTGCGAAAAGAAGCCTAACTGTCACTCCTGAACCACAGAAGATGAGCTTTTCTAGTTCAGTGGTACTAACAATTGACTGCAGAGTGCTAGCGGGGGAATAGTATTGAATCCAGGCATGTGTGCACACTTGCTTGTGTGCGAGTGGGGTTGTTAGGAACGTGTGAGAGACGTTGTTCCTTTCCTAAAACACAACAGTGGCGGACGAGAAGTTTGATCCGGGCTTTGAGATTGGGGCCAACCTCTAGTCGACTTGATATGAACAATTCTGTTTCATGTAATCCTAGAAAGACATGCCTTAGAAAAAGTGTTTTATCACTCGAgaccttgcctggctacccagactccttgatCTGGCTAAACGCTAAGCCACGCTCACAGACGTTAATTTCTTCTCCGCattgagtctggatctgagtacctcccagaCCCTTCACCGAATGCCAACACATTCGAGGCCATCTGATTGGTCCAGGAACCGATGGTTTGGGCCAGAGCTAGAACAAACATGGGTAAAAGCGGCGGTTTGAAAAGGTgttattggctttgatactctgattggttagagacgatccaattgatgttgactttgttttgtaccaAGCCCCTCGTGTCCCTCGTCACCACAAAATCTTAAATGACGgcagactaaagtatgtagcgaaTGAGAGAGCAGAAGAAGAATTTAGTGTGAGTTGTTAGGCTACTCGAGTCCGGTCTccagaccacatattgagtgtctcgggCTTGTCTTGGATACATTTTAACTCTGTCTTGACTGTTTTGACTCAGTCTCGGACAATGAGGACtcgtaaaaaaaatctgaattatcAGCCCCCGTTCAGTCAATGCTTCACAATGCCAAATATTCACACTCCTTTTATAACACCTTTGATACTTACTCATAACAACACTGTCCTttactacagtgcatttggaaagtatacaAACCCCTTgaattgttccacattttgttacgttacagcgttattctaaaaaggattaaataaatgtttttcctcatcgatctacacacaataccccataatgacaaagcgaaaacaggtttttagacatgtttgctaatgtattacAATTACAGAAATACTGTAAATTTTTAGCTCTTTTTTTATGGCGGCGATCCGACACAATTTCAATCGTGGCcttgaattggactcgcattGTTCTGGTCTCGTTCTTGACTCGGACTCGCCCCCCtcccggtctcggtcttgactcggtctcacaACACTTCTTAGATACGAAACCATTTTATCCACCTCTAGGTTTAAGTATCAAAACATTGGAAAAAAATGCCATTATTTAATTGGACTTCTACTATCTACATTTGGGTTGTTGAAGATAGTGTCACAGTTTATGAAGTCACAATTTAAGTCATTAATATATGTATGAAAGAATAGCAtattctaaaataattattaCATTTAAGTATAGAATAAATTATTTCTGTCATAGTTTAAGAAAGTCCTGTAGGATTCTTTATTGtcaagcaccatcacacctctcccTTTGACCTGTGTGACATCACTCATTTTACCCGTTCAATCAATGCCCTCCCTGTTTATAATATGAAGTAACTTCTACATTTATGTCTCTCTTTATTTCTATCAGTCCATCTCACTCTTATCCTCCCTCCGCATTATCAAAATATCTGATCACTCTCAcatcactctacctctctctatcgttctatctgtcccctctcctcctttccgaTTAAATGCCTTACCTATATAGGAAAAACTCGGACCCCTAGTCATAGGCCTAGTATTAGTCAAATCACATACCCTCTACATCTGTCTGATGTCATACCTTTCTAACCCTACATACACACCCCTGTCCCTCTCCCATCTATGCCTGTGGTACCACCTGTTTCCCACTCAAAATGGGATTCCAAAACACTGCTGCTCGTTATTCAAATAGTCCAGAGATTTATTAAAAATTGTAAGTGCTGCTTTTCGTATGACATGAATCCTCCGCGAGTTTCTAGGAGCGCTTATACCAATGAAACATGACAACTCTTCTCTGACCATATTGAATGTGAAAAGAACTCTGAAGTGACTCTCCTCACCAAAGTTAATGAGAGTTACTTTGGAATCGTATCTTCTCGACGTGCTGACAAATCAAGTGGCTTCGTACGATGATGTCAAACTAGCTTGTGTTTTCTCAAGCTCTGAAACAAATTACATAGACAAGCAACAGTTTTTTGGTATACATTTCTAGAAAAGAGTTTGGCTTTTTTTGAAGGCATTTTAAAAGCAGGACTTGCTTTGCTGTTCTTGCTCCTTTGGTATTTCAAGGGATTATTTCTGAAAGTTCAACACTGAAGTTGTTAATGTATAGCTTTCTGAATGTGTGATGTGCATCGAATTGAAACCAATAAGCGGACCACAacggagagggggaaaaaagagaatgACTAAACCACACAACGAGCACAGCCCATTTTTGtactatgtatatatttttttatccacaATTCCTCTCAGGATGATAAACTGTTCTCAGGGAattaaccaaaaaaatgtatattttattattttgggaaTCATCCACCGACTGCTCGATGAACTCTGAACAGTAATGTTTAAGGGTTCTGTACCTCTTCATGTACTGATATTAGTAACTAACTACCTCTCGAGTTATACATAGTTGTGCATTTTCTTCTTATTATGTTATGTTTTGATTGATCTTGTATGATTAACTgtaggactttttttttttttttacagcaaaaGCCTAcctcatttcctttgttttttccCGCCCCCAGCCCCGGCTCTCCCCTCCCCTACCACCTCTGCACAGTTGTTTGTTACAAGCGTCCGGTGTTGGCACAGTAGCCGCAATGCAGTTTCAATCAATCACATCGCTGAAATGGCAGATCAGTTGTGACTCCAACTCCTCTTTTCCAATCAAAGCCGTTTTTTTTGTCGTTTTACTTACTCTCCACATCCAGGGTGAACTCTGTCTGCcagctaagtgtgtgtgtgtgtgtgtgtgtgtgtgtgtgtgtgtgtgtgtgtgtgtgtgtgtgtgtgtgtgtgtgtgtgtgtgtgtgtgtgtgtgtgtgtgtgtgtgtgtgtgtgtgtgtgtgtgtgtgtgtgtgtgtgtgtgtgtgtgtgcgcttttcCAGCATATGTAGGCCTATACACTTAGCTGCAGACAACAACCAGTGAGTTTAAGTGTTTGTACATATTTTTTCTCCTAACCTCATTTCTCATTGTAACCACTTGACAGGCATGAGGTGGACACAAATTGGATTGTACTGTAAATGCACAAGAAGATAGTGCCTATCTATGTTTTGTCTGTGTATTCCCATCGTATTACCAAATAACACTTTTTCTCTCTTTGGTCTACTCAGTAAGTAACCTAAATATCAGCCATTTTGACAACCTCCGAAAATGACAAGTTGTCTTGTCTCGAGACAATTGGTTCTTGTTTTTGTGAACTACACTACGTAGTTATGAGTGGCATTAATAATTCTTAAGAAATGGGTAGATGTATGTACTAATTGTGACCTTGCATATGTTGAGATCCTTAAAAAAATGGTTTATGAATATTACTATTCTTTTTTTGACTGAAAAACTCTTgagattaaaaaaacagatttctTTTTTTGGGTGGGGGCTGCAGTATTCCAGTACAAGCTCACCTCATAGTCTTCTTTGCAGTTTGCAGTACATGAGCGACTAGTTTACACCGGCATATGAACAAAAAGTACCACCGTTACggataatattattattattaattattagctttacagttgaagtcggaagtttacataaaccttagccaaatacattttatctcagtttttcacaattcttgacatttacacctagtaagaattccctgtcttaggtcagttaggatcaccaRtttattttaagaatgtgaaatgtcagaataatagtagagagaatgatttatttcagcttttatttctttcatcacattcccagtgggtcaaatgtttacatacactcaattagcatttggtagcattgcctttaaattgtttaacttgggtcaaacgtttcaggtagccttccacaagcttcccacaataagttcaattaattttggcccattcctcctgacagctggtgtaactgagtcaggtttgtaggcctccttgctcgcacacgccttttcagttctgcccacacattttctaaaggattgaggtcagggctttgtgatggccactccaataccttgactttgttgtcgttaagccattttgccacaactttggaagtatgcttggggtcattgtccatttggaagacccatttgcgaccaagctttaacttcctgactgatgtcttgagatgttgcttcaatatatccacataattttcattcctcatgatgccatctattttgtgaagtgcaccagtccctcctccagcaaagcaccaccacaacatgatgctgccacccccgtgcttcacagttgggatggtgttcttcagcttgcaagcatcccccttttccctcctaacataacgatggtcattatggccaaacatttctatttttgtttcatcagaccagaggacatttctccaaaaagtacgatctttgtccccaagtgcagttgcaaaccgtagtctggctttttatggcggttttggagcagtggcttcttccttgctgagcggtctttcaggttatgtcgatataggactcgttttactatggacataaatacttttgtacctgtttcctccagcatcttcacaaggtcctttgcttgttCTGGGattacttttcgcaccaaagtacgttcatctctaggagacagaacgcgtctccttcctgagcagtatgacggctgcgtggtcccatggagtttatacttgcgtactattgtttgtacagatgaacgtggtaccttcaggcatttggaaaatgctcccaaggatgaaccaaacttgtggaggtctacaaatgtttttctgtggtcttggctgatttcttttgattttcccatgatttcaagctaagaggcattgagtttgaaggtaggccttgaaattcaaccacaggtacacctccaattgactctaatgatgtcaattagcctatcagaagcttctaaagctattacataattttctggaattttccaagctgttgaaaggcacagtcaacccagtgtatgtaaacttctgacccactggaattgtgatacagtgaattataagtgaaataatctgtctgtaaaca from Salvelinus sp. IW2-2015 linkage group LG14, ASM291031v2, whole genome shotgun sequence includes:
- the LOC111972536 gene encoding protein lin-28 homolog B-like isoform X3, producing the protein MGFGFISMTSSEGSPLDLPLDVFVHQSKLVMEGFRSLKEGEQVEFTFKKSSKGLECLRVTGPGGGPCAGSERRPKGKATPQKNRKQKGDRCYNCGGLDHHAKECGLPPQPKKCHYCQSIMHMVAQCPQKALAPPTGSQDPLHPSTSTDLYPPGEEERSGSSPLDGPSSSPEEPPQSHCGGPQRWRK